Proteins from one Bradyrhizobium amphicarpaeae genomic window:
- a CDS encoding ABC transporter substrate-binding protein — protein MRTSLRLGLVVMAAMFGGGDLAIAQTAKIKLGYAKCAHCLPMSLIPGMAKGVEVEATGFNSGNDVLTALISKSIDVAQVTYLHYITALDKGFDVVAVSGQINGGSECLSSTKLNLPPDDWTAFKAIVAKGKSDGQLLKVAASRGNAQDIHMRGAFLKQGVDPNKDVQFINIPNPSDHLAALQRGEVDMICSVEPFASQIRLAGAGKHFVLPYDQAAGNLTNLIVTRSDVIASQRAGVQGVVSAVVELDNKLIADKTPWIEVINKLTGLDKNVATEALKNAAPDPAIHRSQTLAIAAMMRDLKYISKDVSAEAEKNMDYSFLEKATGKAKNDLGY, from the coding sequence ATGCGGACGAGTTTGCGACTGGGCCTCGTGGTGATGGCGGCGATGTTCGGCGGGGGCGACCTCGCCATTGCGCAGACCGCGAAGATCAAGCTCGGCTACGCCAAATGCGCGCACTGCCTGCCGATGTCGCTGATCCCGGGCATGGCGAAGGGCGTCGAGGTCGAGGCGACCGGCTTCAACTCGGGCAACGACGTGCTCACAGCGCTGATCTCGAAGAGCATCGACGTCGCGCAGGTTACCTACCTCCATTACATCACCGCGCTCGACAAGGGCTTTGACGTCGTCGCCGTGTCCGGACAGATCAACGGCGGCTCGGAATGCCTTTCCTCTACGAAACTGAACCTGCCGCCTGATGATTGGACCGCGTTCAAGGCCATCGTTGCCAAGGGCAAGAGCGACGGTCAGCTGTTGAAGGTCGCGGCCTCCCGCGGCAACGCGCAGGACATCCACATGCGCGGCGCCTTTCTGAAGCAGGGCGTCGATCCCAACAAGGACGTCCAGTTCATCAACATCCCCAATCCGTCCGACCATCTTGCGGCCTTGCAGCGCGGCGAGGTCGACATGATCTGCTCGGTCGAGCCGTTCGCCTCGCAGATCCGGCTCGCCGGTGCCGGCAAGCATTTCGTGCTGCCTTACGATCAGGCCGCGGGCAATCTGACCAATTTGATCGTGACGCGCTCTGACGTCATCGCCAGCCAGCGCGCCGGCGTCCAGGGCGTCGTCAGCGCGGTGGTCGAGCTCGACAACAAGCTGATCGCCGACAAGACGCCGTGGATCGAGGTCATCAACAAGCTCACCGGCCTCGACAAGAACGTGGCGACCGAGGCGCTGAAGAACGCTGCGCCCGATCCGGCGATCCATCGGTCGCAGACGCTCGCGATCGCCGCGATGATGCGCGACCTCAAATACATCTCCAAGGACGTCTCTGCGGAAGCGGAGAAGAACATGGACTATTCGTTCCTGGAGAAGGCCACGGGAAAGGCCAAGAATGACCTCGGTTACTGA
- a CDS encoding ABC transporter permease → MTSVTDVSPAKPAFRLTRAFQGLERLVVPALLIAGWEAFARSGVLPPALLPAPSAVLHALGDWVFGFDETTQTYSGHWFRDALASALRVFGGFALASLLGILAGVAIGWSRLFEKTLEPTLQMLRPIPPVSWIPLAIIWFGIADKPAIFLVFLGAFFPVLMNAIHGVKTVDHNLVRAGAMMGANGRQMLTDIVLPAALPSIFAGLRIAVGSAWMLTVTAEMVAVKSGLGYVLWDSYYFLRYDIVLAAMISIGLLGYLSDLGLKAIMARTLRWQQTTTVQGRAG, encoded by the coding sequence ATGACCTCGGTTACTGACGTCTCGCCGGCCAAGCCGGCGTTCCGCCTGACGCGGGCGTTCCAGGGGCTCGAACGCCTCGTCGTGCCCGCACTGTTGATTGCGGGCTGGGAAGCCTTTGCCCGCAGCGGCGTACTTCCGCCGGCGCTGCTGCCGGCGCCGAGCGCGGTGCTGCATGCGCTCGGCGACTGGGTGTTCGGTTTCGACGAGACCACGCAGACCTATTCCGGGCACTGGTTTCGCGATGCGCTCGCCAGCGCCTTGCGCGTGTTCGGCGGCTTTGCGCTGGCGAGCCTGCTCGGTATCCTCGCCGGGGTCGCGATCGGCTGGTCGCGCCTGTTCGAGAAGACGCTGGAGCCGACCCTGCAGATGCTGCGGCCGATCCCACCGGTATCCTGGATTCCGCTTGCCATCATCTGGTTCGGCATTGCCGACAAGCCGGCGATCTTCCTCGTTTTCCTTGGTGCCTTCTTTCCGGTCTTGATGAACGCGATCCACGGCGTGAAGACCGTGGACCACAATCTGGTCCGTGCCGGTGCCATGATGGGCGCGAACGGGCGGCAGATGCTCACCGATATCGTGCTCCCGGCGGCGCTGCCTTCGATCTTCGCAGGCCTTCGCATCGCGGTCGGCTCGGCCTGGATGCTGACGGTCACGGCCGAGATGGTCGCGGTCAAGAGCGGCCTCGGCTACGTGCTTTGGGATTCCTACTATTTCCTGCGCTACGACATCGTGCTGGCTGCGATGATCTCGATCGGGCTGCTCGGTTATCTCTCCGACCTCGGCCTCAAGGCGATCATGGCGCGCACGCTGCGCTGGCAGCAGACAACCACCGTGCAGGGCAGGGCGGGCTGA
- a CDS encoding ABC transporter ATP-binding protein has protein sequence MAAIELRNIVKVFSDKRRGRDLLTLDNINLDIEANDFVCLLGPSGCGKSTLLNIIAGFEQATSGRTLVDGKQVERPGSDRGVVFQQPTLMPWLTAIDNIAFHLKLKGVGKAERHDRAMEFIDLVGLRGFEHHHPSEMSGGMNQRVGIARALLMNPSVILMDEPFAALDAQTKLEMQEELVAIWQKRRCTIVFVTHSVDEALVLGNKIVVMTKRPGRIREAVNFDLPRPRDITSPEFNDAKRRILSLIREESTRLAQAS, from the coding sequence ATGGCGGCAATCGAGCTTCGCAACATCGTCAAGGTGTTCTCCGACAAGCGGCGCGGCCGCGACCTGCTGACGCTGGACAACATCAATCTCGACATCGAGGCCAATGATTTCGTCTGCCTGCTCGGTCCGTCCGGCTGCGGCAAGTCGACCCTGCTCAACATCATCGCCGGCTTCGAGCAGGCGACGTCCGGCCGCACGCTGGTGGACGGCAAGCAGGTTGAGCGGCCCGGCTCCGACCGCGGCGTGGTGTTCCAGCAGCCGACCCTGATGCCGTGGCTGACGGCGATCGACAACATCGCCTTCCATCTCAAGCTCAAGGGCGTCGGCAAGGCCGAGCGGCACGATCGCGCCATGGAGTTCATCGATCTCGTCGGCTTGCGCGGTTTCGAGCATCATCATCCCTCCGAGATGTCCGGCGGCATGAACCAGCGGGTCGGCATCGCCCGCGCGCTGCTGATGAACCCCAGCGTGATCCTGATGGACGAGCCGTTCGCGGCGCTGGACGCCCAGACCAAGCTCGAAATGCAGGAGGAACTGGTCGCGATCTGGCAGAAGCGCCGTTGCACCATCGTGTTCGTCACCCACAGCGTCGACGAGGCGCTGGTGCTGGGCAACAAGATCGTGGTGATGACCAAGCGGCCGGGCCGGATCCGCGAAGCTGTCAATTTCGACCTGCCGCGCCCGCGCGACATCACCAGCCCCGAATTCAATGACGCCAAGCGCCGCATCCTGTCCCTGATCCGGGAGGAGTCGACGCGCCTTGCCCAGGCGTCGTAA
- a CDS encoding maleate cis-trans isomerase family protein, with protein MRKRLGIITPSSNSVLEPVTSAMLHGVPDVTAHFSRFRVTEIALDTAALNQFDASLMLPAADLLADAKVDAIAWNGTSASWLGIGRDRSLCEAITARTSVPATTSTLACIDAARALGAERVGLVSPYTDDVQRRIGNVWAEEGIVPHAERHLGLRDNFSFGEVPPVTIADMIRAVAAEGADAIVILCTNLDGAALAASLERELNIAVLDSVAVTLWRTLALAGGDITALASWGRIFQTPVVIK; from the coding sequence ATGCGCAAGCGTCTTGGCATAATCACGCCGTCCTCCAACTCGGTGCTCGAACCCGTCACCAGCGCCATGCTGCATGGCGTGCCTGATGTCACCGCGCATTTCTCGCGCTTCCGCGTCACCGAGATTGCGCTCGATACCGCGGCGCTGAACCAGTTCGACGCCTCCTTGATGCTGCCGGCGGCGGACCTGCTGGCCGATGCCAAAGTCGACGCCATTGCCTGGAACGGCACCTCGGCGAGCTGGCTCGGCATCGGGCGCGACAGGAGCCTTTGTGAGGCGATCACGGCGCGCACGAGCGTGCCCGCGACAACGTCCACGCTCGCCTGCATCGACGCTGCCCGCGCGCTCGGTGCCGAACGCGTTGGCCTCGTTTCGCCCTACACCGACGATGTCCAACGACGGATCGGCAACGTCTGGGCCGAGGAGGGCATCGTTCCGCATGCCGAACGGCATCTCGGCCTGCGCGACAATTTCTCCTTCGGCGAGGTCCCGCCTGTGACCATCGCGGACATGATCCGCGCGGTCGCGGCGGAGGGCGCCGACGCGATCGTCATCCTCTGCACAAATCTCGACGGCGCCGCGCTTGCGGCCTCGCTCGAACGGGAGTTGAACATCGCCGTGCTGGACTCGGTGGCGGTGACGCTGTGGCGAACGCTGGCGCTCGCTGGCGGCGACATCACAGCGCTTGCGTCGTGGGGCCGGATCTTCCAGACACCAGTGGTCATCAAGTAA
- the hydA gene encoding dihydropyrimidinase — MTQLDLAIRGGNIVTASDEFRADIGIRDGRIVSIADRIEGAAREIDATGLLALPGGIDSHVHISQPSGPDVVMADDFASATRAAAAGGNTMVLPFALQEKGTSLRTCVENYRKLAEGECYIDTAFHLIISDPTAVVLGQELPALVKDGYTSFKVFMTYDDLVLSDSQLLEVFDVARREEALVMVHCEGYDAIRFLTAKLEREGHIAPYYHGVSRPQAVEREATHRAISHAEVIGVPIMIVHVSGREAMEQVRWAQQRGLPVHAETCPQYITLTADDMKGLNMDITGAKYVCSPPPRDAESQQAIWEGITTGVFQTFSSDHCPFRYDDPKGKLTPNARTSFRWVPNGIPGVETRLPILFSEGVSKGRISLQKFVELTATNHARIYGLYPRKGSIGVGFDADIVLWDPKLKKKIQQADLHHGSDYTPWEGFDVTGWPVTTIARGRVVYEQGRIVGDKGAGEVLSRGKSSLV, encoded by the coding sequence GTGACCCAGCTCGATCTCGCCATTCGCGGCGGCAACATCGTGACGGCCAGCGACGAGTTTCGCGCCGACATCGGCATTCGCGACGGCCGCATCGTCAGCATTGCGGATCGTATCGAGGGCGCGGCGCGCGAGATCGACGCGACCGGCCTGCTGGCACTTCCCGGCGGGATCGACAGTCACGTCCACATTTCGCAGCCGTCAGGCCCCGATGTCGTGATGGCCGACGACTTCGCGTCGGCAACGCGCGCGGCCGCGGCCGGCGGCAACACCATGGTGCTGCCCTTCGCGCTCCAGGAGAAGGGCACGTCGCTGCGAACCTGCGTCGAGAACTACCGCAAGCTCGCCGAGGGCGAGTGCTACATCGACACCGCATTCCATCTCATCATCTCCGATCCCACCGCGGTCGTGCTCGGGCAGGAGCTGCCGGCGTTGGTCAAGGACGGCTACACCTCGTTCAAGGTGTTCATGACCTATGACGATCTGGTGCTTAGCGACAGCCAGCTGCTGGAGGTGTTCGACGTGGCGCGCCGCGAGGAGGCGCTGGTGATGGTCCATTGCGAGGGCTATGACGCCATCCGCTTCCTGACCGCGAAGCTCGAACGCGAGGGCCATATCGCGCCCTATTATCACGGCGTGTCGCGGCCGCAGGCGGTCGAACGCGAGGCGACGCATCGCGCCATCAGCCATGCCGAGGTGATCGGCGTTCCCATCATGATCGTCCACGTCTCCGGGCGCGAGGCGATGGAGCAGGTGCGCTGGGCCCAGCAGCGTGGATTGCCCGTGCATGCGGAAACCTGTCCGCAATACATCACGCTGACGGCGGACGACATGAAGGGCCTGAACATGGACATCACGGGCGCGAAATACGTCTGCTCGCCGCCGCCGCGCGATGCCGAGAGCCAGCAGGCGATCTGGGAGGGCATCACGACCGGCGTGTTCCAGACCTTCTCGTCCGACCACTGCCCGTTCCGCTATGACGATCCCAAGGGCAAGCTGACGCCGAATGCACGCACGTCGTTCCGCTGGGTTCCGAACGGCATTCCCGGCGTCGAGACGCGGTTGCCGATCCTGTTCTCGGAAGGCGTCTCGAAGGGGCGGATCAGTTTGCAGAAATTCGTCGAGCTGACCGCGACCAACCATGCGCGCATCTACGGCCTCTATCCGCGCAAGGGCTCGATCGGCGTCGGCTTCGACGCCGATATCGTGCTGTGGGATCCGAAGCTGAAGAAAAAAATTCAGCAGGCCGATCTGCACCACGGCTCCGACTATACGCCCTGGGAGGGCTTCGACGTCACCGGCTGGCCCGTCACCACCATCGCCCGCGGCCGGGTGGTGTACGAACAGGGCAGGATCGTCGGCGACAAGGGCGCGGGCGAGGTTCTGAGCCGCGGCAAGTCGAGCCTGGTCTGA
- a CDS encoding response regulator transcription factor yields MNRILLIEDDTETAEAIVAELADRGFEVQWAGDGVDGLDRARASSPDAMIVDRMLPKMDGLAVIEALRKDQVRTPVLVLSALGAVDDRVRGLRMGGDDYLTKPFAIMELVARIEALLRRPIDSRETTLHVGPLELDLIERTARRGDRELDLLPREFRLLEYMMRRNDQLLTRAMLLEEVWNYKFVPATTNLIDVHMGRLRRKVDGPGEVQLIHNVRGSGFVLRWRQ; encoded by the coding sequence ATGAACCGTATTCTCCTGATCGAGGACGACACCGAGACCGCCGAGGCGATTGTCGCCGAACTCGCGGATCGCGGGTTCGAAGTGCAATGGGCCGGCGACGGCGTCGACGGTCTCGATCGCGCGCGCGCATCGAGCCCCGATGCAATGATCGTGGATCGCATGCTGCCGAAAATGGACGGGCTCGCCGTCATCGAGGCGCTGCGCAAGGACCAGGTTCGCACGCCCGTGCTGGTCTTGAGCGCGCTCGGCGCGGTGGACGACCGTGTGCGCGGATTACGAATGGGCGGAGACGATTATCTCACGAAGCCGTTCGCGATCATGGAGCTGGTCGCGCGGATCGAGGCATTGTTGCGGCGTCCGATCGATAGCCGCGAGACCACCCTGCATGTCGGACCGCTCGAGCTCGACCTGATCGAGCGGACGGCACGGCGCGGCGATCGCGAACTCGACCTGCTGCCGCGCGAATTCCGACTGCTGGAATATATGATGCGCCGGAACGATCAGCTGCTGACGCGCGCAATGCTGCTCGAGGAGGTCTGGAACTACAAGTTCGTCCCGGCGACCACGAATCTGATCGACGTGCATATGGGCCGGCTCCGTCGCAAGGTCGACGGTCCCGGAGAGGTGCAGCTCATCCACAACGTCCGAGGCTCCGGCTTCGTCCTGCGCTGGCGGCAATAG
- a CDS encoding sensor histidine kinase, with protein MRHVRLIRSSTFLWAIAVAAALALFVVGLFTFIYWKLDDYLIARSDRMITTQIHFMADLPPARRVSAITDHLEQDSRGVQYAGLFDAAGNRLAGNIDRVPRELGLDGAVRGVRLDVAGKPAVRGPVVRAIGKHLDGGDVLVMGRNVDETREISTVVGQALALGLLPAFGLCLLAGAWLSFRAQRRVEEVNQRVQRIVAGELRERLPEGSADDSFARLAGIVNGMLDEMETMINALAGVGNDIAHDLRTPLTRVRLALERGRTQAATLEQLQDITDKAIVGIDQSLAIVTALLRLTEIENNRRMAGFGEVALDEILREVCDVYEPIAEDKRVGLGVVIERNALVWGDRDLLFEAVANLADNAIKFTPSGGRVELALEAEGDTALVCVSDTGPGISEQEREAVLRRFYRSDTMRNTPGVGLGLSLVAAIVKLHGFRLIVGPAPGGRIEILARIGRTDRAVTRRSRTLVHADAD; from the coding sequence ATGCGTCACGTTCGGTTGATCCGGTCCAGCACGTTCCTCTGGGCAATAGCTGTGGCGGCGGCCCTCGCGCTGTTCGTGGTCGGCCTGTTCACGTTCATTTACTGGAAGCTCGACGATTATCTGATCGCGCGTTCCGATCGCATGATCACGACACAGATCCACTTCATGGCGGACCTGCCGCCGGCTCGCCGCGTCAGCGCGATCACGGATCATCTGGAGCAGGATTCCAGGGGCGTGCAGTACGCGGGACTGTTCGACGCCGCGGGCAACCGTCTGGCCGGCAACATCGACCGGGTGCCGCGCGAGCTCGGGCTCGACGGCGCGGTGCGGGGCGTGCGGCTCGATGTCGCCGGGAAGCCGGCGGTCCGTGGCCCTGTCGTCAGGGCGATCGGCAAGCATCTCGATGGCGGCGATGTCCTGGTGATGGGCCGGAACGTCGACGAGACGCGCGAGATATCGACCGTGGTGGGGCAGGCCCTGGCTCTGGGGCTGCTGCCGGCCTTCGGCCTCTGCCTGCTTGCCGGTGCCTGGCTGAGCTTCCGCGCCCAGAGGCGCGTGGAGGAGGTGAACCAGCGGGTGCAGCGCATCGTGGCCGGCGAACTGCGCGAGCGGCTCCCGGAGGGAAGCGCGGACGATTCCTTCGCGCGGCTGGCCGGAATCGTCAACGGCATGCTCGACGAAATGGAGACCATGATCAACGCGCTCGCCGGTGTCGGCAACGACATCGCCCATGATCTCAGGACCCCGCTCACGCGCGTCCGTCTGGCGCTGGAGCGTGGGCGAACGCAGGCGGCGACGCTGGAGCAACTCCAGGACATCACGGACAAGGCCATCGTCGGCATCGATCAATCGCTTGCGATCGTCACGGCCTTGCTGCGCCTGACCGAGATCGAGAACAACCGTCGCATGGCCGGCTTTGGTGAGGTCGCGCTCGATGAGATCCTGCGGGAAGTGTGCGACGTCTACGAGCCCATCGCGGAGGACAAGCGCGTCGGACTAGGTGTCGTCATCGAGCGCAATGCGCTTGTGTGGGGTGACCGCGACCTGCTGTTCGAGGCGGTCGCCAATCTCGCCGACAATGCCATCAAGTTCACGCCGTCAGGCGGACGGGTCGAGCTCGCCTTGGAAGCGGAGGGCGACACGGCGCTGGTGTGCGTCAGTGATACCGGACCCGGCATCAGCGAGCAGGAGCGCGAGGCGGTGCTGCGCCGGTTCTATCGCTCCGACACGATGCGCAACACACCGGGCGTCGGGCTCGGACTGAGCCTGGTCGCGGCGATCGTCAAGCTACACGGCTTTCGGCTGATCGTCGGTCCCGCTCCCGGTGGGCGGATCGAGATCCTGGCCCGGATCGGACGGACGGACAGGGCCGTCACCCGCCGGTCGCGGACGTTAGTGCACGCCGACGCCGATTAG
- the rpoH gene encoding RNA polymerase sigma factor RpoH, translating to MPVSQVPAPFLSAYSAAIRRYDLLEPGQEQQLARRWQQTGDRSAADALVTSHLRLAAKLARGYKGYGLPMVDVIAEANLGLVIAASRFEPGRGARFSTYAVWWIRAAINEYILRSWSLVKIGTTAAQKKLFFKLRSEIRKATGNVMSGLTPDVAELIAGKLEVTAREVIEMDVRLNGDLSLNARVGGEDSGTELEALLVDGAIDAETMLADHEQTERRAKALRVALGGLAARERHVFEARRLTECPVTLDQLARELSISSERVRQIEIRAFAKVKRAVMLAAQDVPRAAVCGV from the coding sequence ATGCCGGTCTCGCAGGTGCCGGCGCCGTTCCTCAGCGCGTATTCCGCGGCCATCAGGCGCTACGACCTGCTTGAACCGGGTCAGGAGCAGCAGCTCGCGCGTCGCTGGCAGCAGACCGGGGATCGGAGCGCGGCGGACGCGCTCGTCACCAGCCATCTCCGGCTCGCGGCCAAGCTGGCGCGGGGCTACAAAGGATACGGCCTTCCGATGGTTGATGTGATCGCCGAGGCCAATCTGGGCCTCGTGATCGCGGCGTCACGCTTCGAACCCGGCCGTGGCGCACGCTTCTCCACCTACGCGGTCTGGTGGATCAGGGCCGCGATCAACGAGTACATCCTGCGGTCCTGGTCGCTCGTCAAGATCGGGACGACGGCCGCGCAGAAGAAGCTGTTCTTCAAGCTCCGCAGCGAGATCAGGAAGGCCACCGGCAACGTGATGTCAGGGCTCACGCCTGACGTCGCCGAATTGATTGCCGGGAAGCTCGAGGTGACGGCGCGTGAAGTGATCGAGATGGATGTGCGGCTGAACGGTGACCTGTCGCTGAACGCGCGCGTCGGTGGCGAAGATAGCGGAACCGAGCTGGAAGCCTTGCTGGTCGATGGGGCGATCGACGCCGAGACGATGCTTGCCGATCACGAGCAGACAGAGCGGCGTGCCAAAGCCTTGCGGGTTGCGCTGGGCGGACTTGCGGCGCGGGAACGTCATGTGTTCGAGGCACGGCGGCTGACGGAATGCCCTGTCACGCTCGATCAGCTGGCCCGCGAATTGTCCATCTCCAGCGAGCGGGTCCGGCAGATCGAGATTCGCGCCTTTGCCAAGGTCAAGCGGGCCGTCATGCTCGCCGCTCAGGATGTGCCACGGGCCGCCGTGTGTGGCGTCTGA